A region of Vicinamibacterales bacterium DNA encodes the following proteins:
- a CDS encoding FAD-dependent oxidoreductase gives MTAGMARQDDVVIVGGGPAGALAALLLARRGYRVRVFERARFPRPKLCGDTLNPGALATLARHADIAPLLALGRPLHGMRLSGTGGPAVEARYPRGLAGLTVVRRDLDDALLRQAAAAGALVEDGVLVRGAARGGEAVDGVIVATAQGDRAHPGRLVVGADGRTSALAGGLGLAWTPREPRRWAFGAYAEGVDGMAADLGEMHVRRGSYLGLAPVAEGVTNVCVVVPRAAAARFGASPWQAMRAAVADDPALSARLAGARPVARVVSLGPMARDIRAAGVPGLLLAGDAAGFIDPMTGDGLRLAIDGAVLAADLAADVLDGRVSRQGAADALTRRRAQAFAAKWRFNRTVRRLVDAPAAVRAAVGLAEIWPGLAQALVGYAGDLALA, from the coding sequence ATGACCGCCGGGATGGCCCGCCAGGACGACGTGGTGATCGTGGGCGGCGGACCGGCGGGGGCGCTGGCCGCGCTGCTCCTCGCGCGGCGCGGCTACCGCGTCCGCGTGTTCGAGCGCGCCAGGTTCCCGCGGCCGAAGCTCTGCGGGGACACCCTGAACCCCGGCGCGCTGGCAACGCTGGCCCGCCACGCCGACATCGCGCCCCTCCTGGCGCTCGGGCGTCCGCTCCACGGCATGCGTCTCTCGGGGACGGGCGGCCCGGCCGTGGAGGCGCGGTATCCACGGGGCCTCGCCGGCCTCACGGTCGTGCGCCGGGATCTCGACGACGCGCTGCTGCGGCAGGCCGCCGCCGCCGGCGCCCTCGTCGAGGACGGCGTGCTGGTGCGCGGCGCGGCGCGGGGCGGCGAGGCGGTGGACGGCGTGATCGTGGCCACCGCGCAGGGCGACCGCGCCCACCCGGGCCGGCTGGTCGTCGGCGCCGACGGCCGGACGTCGGCCCTTGCCGGCGGGCTGGGGCTCGCGTGGACGCCGCGGGAGCCGCGCCGGTGGGCGTTCGGCGCCTACGCCGAGGGCGTCGACGGCATGGCGGCCGACCTGGGCGAGATGCACGTCCGCCGCGGGAGCTACCTGGGCCTGGCGCCCGTGGCCGAGGGCGTGACCAATGTCTGCGTCGTGGTGCCGCGTGCGGCGGCCGCGCGGTTCGGCGCCTCGCCGTGGCAGGCGATGCGCGCGGCCGTCGCCGACGACCCCGCGCTGTCGGCCCGGCTGGCGGGCGCGCGCCCGGTGGCGCGCGTCGTGTCGCTCGGCCCGATGGCTCGCGACATCCGGGCGGCGGGCGTCCCCGGCCTGCTGCTGGCGGGCGACGCGGCCGGGTTCATCGATCCCATGACGGGCGACGGTCTGCGCCTGGCGATCGACGGCGCCGTGCTCGCCGCCGACCTCGCGGCCGACGTGCTCGACGGCCGGGTGTCGCGCCAGGGGGCCGCCGACGCGCTGACGCGGCGCCGAGCCCAGGCCTTCGCCGCCAAGTGGCGGTTCAACCGCACGGTGCGCCGTCTCGTGGACGCGCCTGCTGCCGTCCGCGCCGCCGTCGGTCTCGCCGAGATCTGGCCGGGCCTGGCGCAGGCCCTCGTCGGCTATGCCGGCGACCTCGCCCTGGCCTGA
- a CDS encoding isoprenylcysteine carboxylmethyltransferase family protein, with product MPVSAIIACGTLAAVLAVMAGEAALSAYNASVLRARGALEPPGDVYRTMQWAYPAGFVALAVEGGLTGPAPAAALAAGLVVFGLAKALKAWAMATLGWRWSFRVLVPPGLPLVATGPYRLLRHPNYVAVIGEIVGAAAIVHAPVSGVLFLLGFGWLLWRRVTIEDRALGRDPVG from the coding sequence ATGCCGGTGAGCGCCATCATCGCGTGTGGCACCCTGGCCGCCGTGCTCGCCGTGATGGCGGGCGAGGCCGCGCTGTCGGCCTACAACGCCAGCGTGCTCCGGGCCCGCGGTGCGCTCGAGCCGCCGGGCGACGTCTACCGCACGATGCAGTGGGCCTATCCCGCCGGCTTCGTGGCCCTGGCCGTCGAGGGCGGCCTCACCGGCCCCGCGCCCGCCGCCGCCCTCGCGGCCGGTCTCGTCGTGTTCGGCCTGGCCAAGGCGCTCAAGGCGTGGGCGATGGCCACCCTTGGCTGGCGGTGGTCCTTCCGCGTGCTCGTGCCGCCCGGACTCCCGCTCGTCGCGACGGGGCCCTACCGCCTCCTGCGGCACCCGAATTACGTGGCCGTGATCGGCGAGATCGTGGGGGCCGCGGCGATCGTCCACGCGCCCGTCAGCGGCGTCCTCTTCCTCCTCGGCTTCGGCTGGCTCCTGTGGCGCCGGGTCACGATCGAGGACCGCGCCCTCGGGCGCGACCCGGTAGGATGA
- a CDS encoding mannosyltransferase family protein, translated as MPSDSRSPNRGGGPDSPRGLGAIDAAILALGAVAASVAVTGGFRVELPGVRLSVTSWARVALLAGGLAVLRHVWRRSPALPVAVWRRVAAWRRDEVTRATWPLVVTTRIGVLVVGLLAVYAFGYPDGRSLLRVGEGEVANLPARYDAGWYLSIASRGYEYRPNRVDVQQNLVFFPAFPVVMHGASLLLARQFVWSGTLVSILAFAWALRYLFRLARELMGDERAATAAALLAAYPFALFYSAPYTEALFLLAMLGAWWHARRDERWAGFGWGLVAGLTRPNGCLLSVPLALMAVAPLWSEGRFRRPPGGWGALVDRLVIAAAPGLGMLIYSAYVYDKTGDPFMWIRLQAAWGRENRGVAAFIGNEWETIGAVGLYDYSTGNVPNLLNALGALLCTAAIVPVWRRFGLPAASVIVLNLVPSIATGGWLSVGRATAVLFPVFLWLGDAVPARHRTLWLVAFAALQAFAASLFFTWRQLF; from the coding sequence ATGCCGTCCGATTCCCGGTCTCCCAATCGTGGCGGCGGGCCGGACTCACCGCGCGGCCTCGGAGCGATCGACGCGGCGATTCTGGCGCTGGGCGCCGTGGCCGCGTCGGTGGCCGTCACCGGGGGCTTCCGCGTCGAACTGCCTGGAGTCCGGCTGTCGGTGACGTCGTGGGCGCGCGTGGCCCTGCTGGCGGGGGGGCTTGCGGTCCTGCGGCACGTCTGGCGGCGGTCGCCGGCGCTGCCCGTCGCGGTCTGGCGCCGCGTCGCCGCGTGGCGGCGGGACGAGGTGACGCGCGCCACCTGGCCGCTCGTGGTGACCACCCGGATCGGCGTCCTCGTGGTCGGCCTGCTGGCCGTGTATGCGTTCGGCTACCCGGACGGGCGATCGTTGCTCAGGGTCGGGGAGGGCGAAGTCGCCAACCTGCCGGCGCGCTACGACGCGGGCTGGTATCTGAGCATCGCCTCGCGCGGCTACGAGTACCGCCCCAACCGCGTCGACGTGCAGCAGAACCTGGTCTTCTTCCCGGCGTTTCCTGTCGTGATGCACGGCGCGTCGCTGCTGTTGGCCCGGCAGTTCGTGTGGAGCGGAACGCTCGTGTCGATCCTGGCGTTCGCGTGGGCGCTTCGCTACCTGTTCCGTCTGGCGCGCGAGCTGATGGGCGACGAACGGGCCGCGACGGCGGCGGCGTTGCTGGCGGCGTATCCCTTTGCCTTGTTCTACAGCGCGCCGTATACCGAGGCCCTGTTCCTGCTCGCCATGCTGGGCGCATGGTGGCACGCGCGGCGGGACGAGCGGTGGGCCGGGTTCGGGTGGGGGCTCGTCGCCGGCCTGACCCGACCGAACGGCTGTCTGCTGTCGGTCCCCCTGGCGCTGATGGCGGTGGCTCCGCTCTGGAGTGAGGGCCGCTTCCGACGGCCGCCGGGCGGATGGGGGGCCCTCGTCGACCGGCTCGTCATCGCCGCGGCGCCGGGTCTCGGGATGTTGATCTATTCGGCCTACGTCTACGACAAGACGGGCGATCCGTTCATGTGGATCCGTCTGCAGGCGGCCTGGGGACGCGAGAATCGCGGCGTCGCGGCGTTCATCGGGAACGAGTGGGAGACGATCGGCGCCGTCGGGCTCTACGACTACTCGACCGGCAACGTGCCCAATCTCCTGAACGCCCTCGGCGCCCTCCTCTGCACGGCCGCGATCGTGCCGGTGTGGCGGCGCTTCGGCCTGCCCGCCGCCAGCGTCATCGTGCTGAACCTCGTGCCGTCGATCGCCACCGGCGGCTGGCTGTCGGTGGGCCGGGCCACCGCGGTGCTGTTCCCGGTGTTCCTCTGGCTCGGCGATGCCGTGCCCGCCCGCCACCGGACGCTCTGGCTCGTCGCGTTCGCGGCCCTCCAGGCGTTCGCGGCGTCGCTGTTCTTCACCTGGCGGCAGCTGTTCTGA
- a CDS encoding tetratricopeptide repeat protein → MSVACLAAPGPWHPAAHAQRTADPREAAADALDHGRYEQVQSALAQLPADDIGAAVLRARALVAVGKYADAEQALLPAATRNVTGDAMVELGLVQRMQGKREGLRALSIVLSRDLLAGSAAEYVRAGRAAQALGRLQQANDFFRQAVAQAPTDVAANVAWGELFLQGHERAEAARSFQAALRTDAEHPGALMGLARTMAEENPPAARKLAAQVLSINPNAADARVLLAELALDDVKRDEAREDVDKALAVNPNHFVALSLKAAIAWLERRPEEVTATTDAILKLNPTYGEVYRVMGQVAGRNYRFEEAAEFARRALTIDQSNWRAFADLGAHLMRTGDERGARRALETAFRGDPFDRVTYNLLNLLDTLDGFETIREGDMVIRLHADEAAVMREYVPALAREALASLSKRWNFTPAGPILIEMFPRHDDFAVRTLGLPGMIGALGACFGKVVTLDSPRARPPGEFNWGATLWHELAHVITLQLSKQRVPRWLTEGISVWEETRARPAWGREMEVTFASALNAGQVMKLRDLNAGFSSPQLISLAYYEASLLVEHIVARFSEPSLRELVRVFSEDLDTEAAVTRVLKVSLDDLQGSFDGFLDERFGRLRRALAAPEGFDPSAPLDRLRAAAAANPGSFPVQMALGLALEKGEPDAAIGVYRKAAELVPIATGAESPQARIAALLTAKGDTAGAARALETLTTADHTDVASARQLVGLLDPETDGPRRQAALAKVVAIDPFDAAAHTEIGRSALEAGRLPQAIQAFRVAVAAGPQDRAGAHADLGEALEKAGSKADAKAQALQALEVAPTYVRAQELLLRLVESPQ, encoded by the coding sequence ATGTCGGTCGCCTGTCTGGCCGCGCCCGGTCCCTGGCACCCCGCCGCCCATGCTCAGCGGACGGCGGATCCGCGCGAGGCCGCCGCCGACGCGCTCGACCACGGCCGCTACGAGCAGGTGCAGAGCGCCCTGGCCCAGCTGCCGGCGGACGACATCGGCGCCGCCGTCCTGCGCGCGCGGGCCCTCGTGGCGGTCGGGAAGTACGCCGACGCGGAGCAGGCCCTCCTTCCCGCGGCCACGCGCAACGTCACCGGCGACGCGATGGTCGAGCTCGGCCTCGTGCAGCGCATGCAGGGCAAGCGCGAGGGCCTCCGCGCGCTGTCGATCGTCCTCTCGCGCGATCTGCTGGCGGGATCGGCAGCCGAGTACGTCCGCGCGGGGCGTGCGGCGCAGGCCCTCGGCCGCCTCCAGCAGGCCAACGACTTCTTCCGCCAGGCGGTGGCCCAGGCCCCCACCGACGTCGCCGCGAACGTCGCCTGGGGTGAGCTCTTCCTGCAGGGCCACGAACGCGCGGAGGCCGCCCGGTCCTTCCAGGCCGCCCTGCGGACCGATGCGGAGCATCCCGGCGCGCTCATGGGGCTCGCGCGGACCATGGCGGAAGAGAACCCGCCGGCGGCGCGGAAGCTGGCCGCGCAGGTCCTGTCGATCAATCCGAACGCCGCCGACGCGCGTGTCCTGCTCGCGGAGCTCGCCCTCGACGACGTCAAACGCGACGAGGCCCGTGAGGACGTCGACAAGGCGCTGGCCGTCAACCCGAACCACTTCGTGGCGCTGTCGCTCAAGGCCGCCATCGCGTGGCTCGAGCGGCGCCCGGAGGAGGTCACGGCCACCACCGACGCCATCCTCAAGCTGAACCCGACCTACGGCGAGGTCTACCGGGTGATGGGCCAGGTCGCCGGCCGGAACTACCGCTTCGAGGAGGCGGCCGAATTCGCTCGGCGGGCGCTGACGATCGACCAGTCGAACTGGCGCGCGTTCGCGGACCTCGGCGCCCACCTGATGCGCACGGGCGACGAGCGCGGCGCGCGGCGGGCGCTGGAGACGGCGTTCCGCGGCGACCCGTTCGACCGCGTCACCTACAACCTGCTGAACCTGCTCGACACGCTCGACGGCTTCGAGACGATTCGCGAGGGCGACATGGTCATCCGCCTGCACGCGGACGAGGCTGCCGTCATGCGCGAATACGTCCCCGCGCTGGCGCGCGAGGCGCTGGCGTCGCTCTCGAAGCGCTGGAACTTCACGCCGGCCGGCCCGATCCTCATCGAGATGTTTCCGAGGCACGACGACTTCGCCGTGCGCACGCTCGGCCTGCCGGGCATGATCGGCGCCCTCGGCGCCTGCTTCGGCAAGGTGGTCACCCTCGACTCACCGCGCGCGCGACCGCCCGGTGAGTTCAACTGGGGCGCCACGCTGTGGCACGAGCTCGCGCACGTCATCACGCTGCAGTTGTCGAAGCAGCGCGTGCCGCGGTGGCTCACCGAAGGGATCTCCGTCTGGGAGGAGACCCGCGCGCGCCCGGCCTGGGGCCGCGAGATGGAAGTGACCTTCGCCAGCGCCCTGAACGCCGGCCAGGTGATGAAGCTGCGCGACCTCAACGCCGGGTTCAGCAGCCCGCAGCTCATCTCCCTGGCGTACTACGAGGCGTCGCTGCTCGTGGAGCACATCGTCGCGCGCTTCTCCGAGCCGTCGCTCCGCGAGCTGGTTCGCGTGTTCTCCGAGGATCTCGACACCGAGGCGGCCGTCACGCGCGTGCTCAAGGTGAGCCTCGACGACCTCCAGGGCAGCTTCGACGGGTTCCTCGACGAGCGCTTCGGACGCCTGCGACGCGCGCTCGCCGCGCCGGAGGGGTTCGATCCCTCCGCGCCCCTCGACCGGCTGCGCGCGGCCGCCGCCGCGAATCCCGGGAGCTTCCCGGTGCAGATGGCGCTCGGCCTCGCGCTCGAGAAGGGCGAGCCCGACGCCGCCATCGGCGTCTACCGGAAGGCCGCCGAGCTCGTGCCGATCGCGACCGGCGCGGAAAGTCCGCAGGCGCGCATCGCGGCGCTGCTCACGGCCAAGGGCGACACGGCCGGCGCCGCCCGCGCGCTCGAGACGCTGACCACGGCCGATCACACCGATGTCGCCTCGGCCCGCCAGCTCGTGGGGCTGCTCGACCCGGAGACCGACGGGCCGCGCCGCCAGGCCGCGCTCGCCAAGGTCGTGGCGATCGACCCGTTCGATGCCGCAGCCCACACCGAGATCGGCCGGTCCGCGCTCGAGGCGGGACGGCTGCCCCAGGCGATTCAGGCGTTCCGCGTCGCGGTGGCCGCCGGGCCGCAGGACAGAGCCGGCGCGCACGCCGACCTGGGCGAGGCGCTCGAGAAGGCCGGATCCAAGGCCGACGCGAAGGCCCAGGCGCTCCAGGCCCTCGAGGTCGCGCCGACCTACGTGCGCGCCCAGGAGCTGCTGCTGCGTCTGGTGGAGTCGCCCCAGTGA
- a CDS encoding DUF4159 domain-containing protein gives MTADDGERRRRRARGPGPVLAALLVLVVPAVSSLARGAAAQPGVFKEERFAGLQWTFVRVKYTPTTGDLAMRTRFGFWDDPWAIDGPAADQNLSRRVQTATAIEVGEPLAMALDDPRLWQYPWLYLVEPSNVVMSDAEAATLREFLLRGGTLTLDDFHGSFEWELTTRWLGKVFPDREVVEIAPPHPIYTSFYQLDRYPQVPGVGSFLNGRTWEKGGYTAHLRGILDDTGRPMVLINWNTDMGDGWEWSNADEYPGYLKWTSVAYQMMINEIVYTLTH, from the coding sequence GTGACGGCCGACGACGGGGAACGCCGGCGGCGGCGTGCCCGCGGTCCGGGCCCGGTGCTGGCGGCGCTCCTGGTGCTCGTCGTGCCGGCCGTGTCCTCGCTGGCGCGCGGCGCCGCGGCGCAGCCCGGCGTGTTCAAGGAAGAGCGCTTCGCCGGCCTCCAGTGGACGTTCGTCCGCGTCAAGTACACGCCGACGACGGGGGACCTCGCCATGCGGACGCGCTTCGGCTTCTGGGACGATCCCTGGGCCATCGACGGCCCCGCCGCCGATCAGAACCTCTCGCGCCGCGTCCAGACGGCCACGGCCATCGAGGTGGGCGAGCCGCTCGCCATGGCCCTCGACGATCCGCGCCTCTGGCAGTATCCGTGGCTGTACCTCGTCGAGCCGAGCAACGTCGTCATGAGCGACGCCGAGGCCGCCACGCTCCGCGAATTCCTGCTGCGGGGCGGGACGCTCACCCTCGACGACTTCCATGGCTCGTTCGAGTGGGAGCTCACCACGCGCTGGCTCGGCAAGGTGTTCCCCGACCGGGAGGTCGTCGAAATCGCGCCGCCGCACCCGATCTACACCTCGTTCTACCAGCTCGATCGTTACCCGCAGGTGCCGGGCGTGGGCTCGTTCCTGAACGGCCGTACCTGGGAGAAGGGCGGCTACACGGCGCACCTGCGCGGCATCCTTGACGACACGGGCCGCCCCATGGTGCTCATCAACTGGAACACCGACATGGGCGACGGCTGGGAATGGTCCAACGCCGACGAGTATCCGGGCTACCTGAAGTGGACGTCGGTCGCCTACCAGATGATGATCAACGAGATCGTGTACACGCTCACACACTAG
- a CDS encoding AAA family ATPase codes for MNRTTDLHGEDLASRVAAGRARILEQLRLVIVGQDEVVDQVLIALFTGGHCLLTGVPGLAKTLLIKTLANILDLSFKRIQFTPDLMPADITGTEILDEADGVRALRFVRGPIFAQILLADEINRTPPKTQAALLEAMQEFHVTAAGRTYALDRPFFVLATQNPIELEGTYPLPEAQLDRFMFNVTMSYLSEDDEVKVVTETTGGRRPQPVHVLSGEDILAFHDVVREVVVADDVARYAVRLVDASRPGRGPRLDFVEKWVKWGAGLRASQALILGSKARALMHGRFHVSVKDIQALAKPILRHRVIPNFYGEAEGITPDILVDRLLGAIPPPASGL; via the coding sequence ATGAATCGGACGACGGACCTACACGGCGAAGACCTCGCGTCGCGGGTGGCCGCGGGGCGGGCCAGGATTCTCGAGCAGCTGCGGCTGGTGATCGTCGGCCAGGACGAGGTGGTCGACCAGGTGCTCATCGCGCTCTTCACCGGCGGCCACTGCCTGCTCACGGGCGTGCCCGGCCTGGCCAAGACGCTGCTCATCAAGACGCTCGCGAACATCCTCGACCTGAGCTTCAAACGCATCCAGTTCACGCCGGACCTGATGCCCGCCGACATCACGGGCACCGAGATCCTCGACGAGGCCGACGGCGTGCGCGCCCTCCGCTTCGTGCGCGGGCCGATCTTCGCGCAGATCCTGCTGGCCGACGAGATCAACCGGACGCCGCCCAAGACGCAGGCGGCGCTCCTCGAGGCGATGCAGGAGTTCCACGTCACGGCCGCCGGGCGCACCTACGCGCTCGACCGCCCGTTCTTCGTCCTGGCCACCCAGAACCCGATCGAGCTGGAGGGCACCTACCCGCTGCCCGAGGCGCAGCTGGACCGGTTCATGTTCAACGTGACGATGTCGTACCTGTCGGAGGACGACGAGGTGAAGGTGGTCACCGAGACCACCGGCGGGCGCCGCCCCCAGCCGGTCCACGTGTTGAGCGGCGAGGACATCCTGGCCTTCCACGACGTGGTCCGCGAGGTGGTCGTCGCCGACGACGTCGCTCGCTACGCCGTCCGCCTGGTGGATGCCTCGCGGCCGGGCCGCGGCCCGCGGCTCGACTTCGTCGAGAAGTGGGTGAAATGGGGCGCCGGGCTCCGCGCGTCCCAGGCGCTCATCCTCGGTTCCAAGGCGCGCGCGCTCATGCACGGACGCTTCCACGTGTCGGTCAAGGACATCCAGGCGCTCGCCAAGCCGATCCTGCGCCACCGGGTGATCCCGAACTTCTACGGCGAGGCCGAGGGCATCACGCCCGACATCCTCGTGGACCGCCTCCTCGGCGCGATCCCCCCGCCCGCGAGCGGGTTGTGA
- a CDS encoding DUF58 domain-containing protein: MAAPSRYLDPGVLARLGTLDLKAKTVVEGVLAGLHRSPRRGFSVEFAEYRQYLPGDALSTIDWKVFARTDRHFVKKFEEDTNLDCHLLLDVSSSMQYGSHAVTKREYGCYLAAALAYLMHHQRDAVGLIAFDEDIVHRVPPSARSGHLRTVLLALERLPSGSRTNVAKPLGDLAKVLSKRGLVVVISDLLDDPDRVIRGLKHFRQRGTDVIVFHLLDPQELRFTFSDAARFRDPESSNEVFADPAVVREGYLAAVQGLVGTYRRELGGAGVDYHVLDTSQPLDVALMSYLTARARS, encoded by the coding sequence ATGGCCGCCCCCTCGCGCTACCTCGACCCAGGAGTGCTCGCCCGGCTGGGCACGCTCGATCTGAAGGCCAAGACGGTCGTCGAGGGCGTGCTGGCCGGCCTGCACCGCAGTCCGCGTCGGGGCTTCAGCGTCGAGTTCGCCGAGTACCGCCAGTACCTCCCGGGCGATGCGCTCTCCACGATCGACTGGAAGGTGTTCGCCCGCACCGACCGCCACTTCGTGAAGAAGTTCGAGGAGGACACCAACCTCGACTGCCACCTGCTGCTCGACGTCAGCAGTTCCATGCAGTACGGCTCGCACGCGGTCACCAAGCGCGAGTACGGCTGCTACCTGGCGGCGGCGCTCGCCTACCTGATGCACCATCAGCGCGACGCCGTGGGCCTCATCGCCTTCGACGAGGACATCGTGCACCGCGTGCCGCCCTCGGCCAGGAGCGGCCACCTCCGCACGGTCCTCCTGGCGCTCGAGCGCCTGCCGTCGGGGTCGCGGACCAACGTCGCCAAGCCGCTCGGCGATCTCGCGAAGGTCCTGTCCAAGCGGGGACTGGTCGTCGTGATCTCGGACCTCCTGGACGATCCCGACCGCGTCATCCGCGGGCTGAAGCACTTCCGCCAGCGCGGCACCGACGTCATCGTCTTCCACCTCCTGGATCCGCAGGAATTGCGCTTCACGTTCTCCGATGCCGCGCGCTTCCGCGATCCCGAGTCGTCCAACGAGGTCTTCGCCGACCCCGCCGTCGTGCGCGAGGGCTACCTGGCGGCCGTGCAGGGCCTGGTCGGCACCTACCGGCGCGAACTGGGCGGCGCCGGCGTGGACTACCACGTGCTCGACACCTCGCAGCCGCTGGACGTGGCCCTCATGTCGTACCTGACGGCGCGGGCCAGGAGCTAG
- a CDS encoding BatA and WFA domain-containing protein, translating to MFGLGFLAPAFLAGLLAVAVPVVLHLFHRRTDRVVDFPAAGMVPDAPVQQQERRRLRDLLLLALRVGALVLLAFSFARPYVQGAGDGLTGRTTIVAVDVSLSTSAPATWRELRRRALAAVDEAPAADLVGVVAFDDLGRIVAPPSASRDAARSAVETLVAGAGGTSYAAALGTAVDALGGASGRIVVVTDLQQRGWAGRDQVTVPGGVDVRVDAVPPAPDNLAVTALRAGDAVTAVVQNFAPGPRATVARLTVDGREVARVDTALAPLAAAEVRFPGRPPARGVAAVSIDDADGFQGDNVRYRALDPERPLRVLVLTADPPETATTGLYVQRALEAAGEAWPVEVDVRDGRRFSAAAGPAYDAAVVVGTRTLDRGGRARLAAYLSGGGRVLLSLGPDVDVPTLGEALGFQLRVSPEPVTPRADDTAIVASDRRHPVWRLLAGTRSALGRVAIGQYRQVLDEAGWDVLARFAGGAIAFAERRVERGTLLLFASDLDNRWNRFPLEPGFAPFIVESAQYLTRGVRPATAFVLPDVPADVPPQPGVHRAAAAGGAPSPAIVVNVDPAESDPSAITAEAFAARVQTVGTPDGPALDEDARAREERQRLWQVGLAVMLGLLVVESLVGRQRRPRVAPRSG from the coding sequence ATGTTCGGACTGGGGTTCCTGGCGCCGGCGTTCCTGGCGGGCCTCCTCGCCGTGGCCGTCCCCGTCGTGCTGCACCTCTTCCACAGGCGGACCGACCGCGTGGTCGACTTCCCGGCCGCGGGCATGGTGCCGGACGCCCCGGTCCAGCAGCAGGAGCGGCGGCGCCTCCGCGACCTCCTCCTGCTGGCGCTTCGCGTCGGCGCGCTCGTGCTGCTCGCGTTCTCCTTCGCCCGGCCGTACGTGCAGGGGGCCGGCGACGGGCTCACCGGCCGTACCACCATCGTGGCGGTCGACGTGTCGCTCAGCACCTCGGCGCCGGCCACCTGGCGCGAACTGCGGCGGCGGGCCCTCGCGGCCGTGGACGAGGCGCCAGCGGCCGACCTGGTGGGCGTCGTCGCCTTCGACGATCTCGGCCGGATCGTCGCGCCGCCGTCGGCGAGCCGTGACGCCGCGCGGTCGGCGGTCGAGACGCTCGTGGCGGGCGCCGGCGGCACGAGCTACGCCGCGGCGCTCGGCACGGCGGTCGACGCGCTCGGCGGCGCGTCCGGCCGGATCGTCGTCGTCACCGACCTCCAGCAGCGAGGCTGGGCGGGCCGGGACCAGGTGACCGTGCCCGGCGGGGTGGACGTGCGCGTGGACGCCGTTCCGCCCGCCCCCGACAATCTCGCCGTCACGGCGCTGCGCGCCGGCGATGCCGTGACCGCGGTCGTCCAGAACTTCGCGCCTGGGCCTCGAGCGACCGTGGCGCGGCTGACGGTCGACGGCCGGGAGGTGGCGCGCGTCGACACGGCGCTCGCGCCCCTCGCGGCGGCGGAAGTGCGGTTTCCGGGCCGGCCTCCCGCGCGCGGCGTCGCCGCCGTGTCGATCGACGATGCCGACGGCTTCCAGGGCGACAACGTGCGCTACCGGGCGCTCGACCCCGAACGTCCGCTGCGGGTGCTCGTGCTCACGGCCGACCCGCCGGAGACGGCGACCACCGGGCTGTACGTGCAACGCGCGCTCGAAGCGGCGGGCGAGGCCTGGCCTGTGGAGGTCGACGTGCGGGACGGGCGGCGCTTCAGCGCCGCCGCCGGTCCGGCGTACGACGCCGCCGTCGTCGTCGGCACGCGGACGCTGGACCGGGGCGGCCGCGCGCGACTGGCGGCGTATCTGAGCGGCGGCGGGCGCGTGCTGCTGTCACTCGGGCCCGACGTCGACGTCCCCACGCTCGGCGAGGCCCTCGGGTTCCAGTTGCGCGTCTCGCCGGAGCCGGTCACGCCGCGCGCGGACGACACCGCCATCGTCGCCTCCGATCGCCGCCATCCCGTATGGCGGCTCCTGGCCGGCACGCGCTCGGCCCTGGGCCGCGTGGCCATCGGCCAGTACCGCCAGGTCCTGGACGAGGCCGGCTGGGACGTGCTGGCGCGCTTTGCCGGCGGCGCCATCGCCTTCGCCGAACGGCGCGTCGAGCGCGGCACGCTCCTGCTCTTCGCCTCGGACCTCGACAACCGCTGGAACCGCTTCCCGCTCGAGCCGGGGTTCGCGCCGTTCATCGTCGAGTCGGCGCAGTACCTCACGCGCGGGGTCCGGCCGGCGACCGCGTTCGTCCTGCCGGACGTCCCCGCCGACGTGCCTCCGCAGCCGGGCGTGCATCGCGCGGCCGCGGCCGGCGGCGCGCCGTCGCCGGCGATCGTCGTGAACGTCGATCCGGCCGAGAGCGACCCGTCCGCCATCACGGCCGAGGCCTTTGCGGCCCGTGTCCAGACGGTCGGGACCCCCGATGGGCCGGCCCTCGACGAAGACGCCCGGGCCCGCGAGGAGCGGCAGCGCCT